The following proteins are co-located in the Armatimonadota bacterium genome:
- a CDS encoding SH3 domain-containing protein — protein sequence MHRRLTSLTILLAITCATAAFAGRPAWVIPDVLNVREKPGTDSAKVGTVQRGDQVIVTAFREDRWCRALLPNGRSGWVKEEYLMFSADKGRELAKSAGKTPMALPAWVKEPVINMRGGPDIGAKVVCQASRGEKVYIVETRGEWRKVKRSSGQYGWVRSDLLEYNLDAGRKLAGSSPASAPKPAPKAGPKPAWVTANVANVRKGPSLGYTRTGQFTRGTKVYIIEQRGDWANVSGPGGKGWMHTDLLETNLNKGRSLASETGGKDRDKAYCIGNNVALRTGPGTEYKELERLSQGTTLWIEDEEDNWCEVEVEGGDSGWIAGWYVRRHGAKSPVAPEPGANTPKPPADDFPSPNREPEEGKLQPFSAWIAEDNTNVRSGPGTEHPIKFQLNKHQRVQVSDCEGQWCKITTESGSVGWAAGWVLDFQPPGRPEAAKVVDGRRIEVKAGWVDGDVVNVRAGKGTDSAIVGTAKQGEEVVIVAREEGWLKVLLSNGTVGWIAEDLIESREERQLAENGGSDWGEPGGSDIGNKIAQVAMRYLGRPYVRGAEGPGSFDCSGFTQYVHSQFGIPLKRTAGGQYRQGTPVDRDSLRPGDVVVFSNTYKAGISHVGIYIGNGNFIHAANSRTGVRISALDSSYYASRYSGARRMY from the coding sequence GTGCATCGCCGCCTGACTTCACTGACCATTCTTCTGGCGATCACCTGCGCCACGGCCGCCTTCGCAGGCAGGCCGGCGTGGGTGATTCCGGACGTGCTCAACGTGCGCGAGAAGCCCGGCACGGACTCCGCGAAGGTGGGGACGGTCCAGCGTGGCGATCAGGTGATCGTCACTGCATTCCGCGAGGATCGCTGGTGCAGGGCGCTCCTGCCCAACGGCCGCTCTGGCTGGGTCAAGGAAGAGTATCTGATGTTCTCGGCCGACAAGGGCCGGGAGCTGGCGAAGTCCGCGGGCAAGACCCCGATGGCCCTTCCCGCGTGGGTGAAGGAACCCGTCATCAACATGCGAGGCGGCCCGGACATCGGCGCGAAGGTTGTCTGCCAGGCATCCCGCGGCGAAAAGGTCTACATCGTCGAGACGCGTGGTGAGTGGCGCAAGGTGAAACGCTCTTCAGGCCAGTACGGCTGGGTGCGCTCGGACCTGCTGGAGTACAACCTGGATGCGGGCCGTAAACTCGCGGGCAGTTCGCCGGCATCGGCTCCCAAGCCCGCGCCGAAGGCTGGTCCAAAGCCCGCGTGGGTCACCGCAAATGTTGCGAATGTGCGCAAGGGGCCGTCTCTGGGCTACACCCGAACCGGCCAGTTCACGCGAGGAACAAAGGTTTATATCATCGAGCAGCGGGGTGACTGGGCAAACGTCAGCGGCCCCGGCGGCAAGGGCTGGATGCACACCGACCTGCTGGAAACCAATCTCAACAAGGGTCGCTCCCTGGCTTCCGAGACCGGGGGCAAGGACCGGGACAAGGCGTACTGCATCGGCAATAACGTTGCGCTTCGCACTGGCCCGGGCACTGAGTACAAGGAACTGGAGCGCCTCAGCCAGGGCACAACGCTCTGGATCGAGGACGAAGAGGACAACTGGTGCGAGGTCGAGGTGGAAGGCGGCGATTCCGGTTGGATTGCGGGCTGGTACGTGCGGCGACATGGCGCGAAAAGCCCGGTGGCTCCCGAACCGGGCGCGAATACTCCGAAGCCCCCTGCGGACGATTTCCCCTCGCCAAATAGGGAGCCGGAAGAGGGCAAGCTGCAGCCATTCTCCGCCTGGATCGCAGAAGACAACACGAACGTCCGCTCGGGCCCCGGCACCGAGCATCCCATCAAGTTCCAGCTCAACAAGCATCAGCGGGTGCAGGTGTCAGACTGCGAGGGCCAGTGGTGCAAGATCACCACGGAGAGCGGATCAGTGGGCTGGGCCGCCGGTTGGGTGCTGGACTTCCAGCCGCCCGGTCGCCCGGAGGCTGCGAAGGTCGTGGACGGCCGCAGGATCGAGGTCAAGGCCGGCTGGGTCGACGGGGACGTGGTCAACGTACGCGCCGGCAAGGGCACCGATTCCGCCATCGTCGGCACGGCGAAACAGGGCGAAGAGGTCGTGATCGTCGCTCGCGAGGAGGGCTGGCTCAAGGTGCTTCTCAGCAACGGCACGGTGGGCTGGATCGCCGAGGATCTCATCGAGAGCCGCGAGGAGAGGCAGCTTGCCGAGAACGGCGGATCGGATTGGGGGGAGCCCGGCGGGTCTGACATAGGCAACAAGATCGCGCAGGTAGCGATGCGCTATCTCGGGCGTCCTTACGTGCGGGGCGCCGAAGGCCCCGGATCATTTGACTGCTCCGGGTTCACTCAGTACGTACACTCGCAATTCGGGATCCCGCTCAAGCGCACCGCCGGCGGCCAGTACCGTCAAGGCACCCCGGTGGACCGCGACAGCCTGCGCCCCGGCGACGTGGTGGTATTCAGCAATACATACAAGGCCGGCATTTCCCACGTGGGGATCTATATCGGGAACGGGAACTTCATCCACGCTGCCAACAGCCGCACCGGCGTGCGAATCAGCGCCCTGGACTCTTCCTACTACGCATCACGCTACAGTGGCGCCCGCAGAATGTACTGA
- a CDS encoding Gfo/Idh/MocA family oxidoreductase has product MPDVLRFGLIGCGSQGRYLSEALRMTGRAQLMACADVRADAAENARMRCGYEKAYSDYLEMLSIAPLDAVIVATTHDQLFPCAMAAAKSGKHVFVEKPMALNAEDGMTLVNTAQDARVKLMVGYTLRFMPDRVLMKRLLDEGAIGTVAHLGGGQLIGGMGGWLGEKAHGGGPLYYIGAHIIDTVLWLAGCGPERVYAEIDWKEGSDVEAGVQMVLRFPGGVMGQVCTSQKLGGRYGWVDVMGSAGRMRAEWERHDLTIQSTVRPEYRHLTTLHLTQLDYMPPVPPDAEARVSGFAYVRFWMNEFAQFIDAIENNTEPPVTGADGVRVLQVIDAAFESARTGKPVDVEPY; this is encoded by the coding sequence ATGCCGGACGTGCTACGCTTTGGTCTGATCGGTTGTGGATCGCAGGGGCGGTATCTGTCAGAAGCATTGAGGATGACTGGCCGGGCGCAGTTGATGGCCTGCGCGGATGTGCGTGCGGACGCTGCCGAGAATGCTCGCATGCGGTGCGGCTATGAGAAAGCTTATAGCGACTACCTGGAGATGCTATCGATCGCGCCGCTGGATGCGGTGATCGTCGCCACCACCCATGACCAGCTGTTTCCGTGCGCCATGGCCGCGGCAAAGTCCGGCAAGCATGTGTTCGTAGAGAAGCCCATGGCGCTCAACGCGGAGGACGGGATGACGCTGGTGAATACCGCGCAGGATGCCCGGGTGAAGCTCATGGTGGGCTACACGCTGCGGTTCATGCCCGACCGTGTCCTGATGAAGCGCCTGCTGGATGAAGGCGCCATCGGCACCGTCGCCCATCTCGGCGGCGGGCAACTCATCGGGGGCATGGGCGGCTGGCTGGGCGAGAAGGCCCACGGCGGAGGGCCGCTGTACTACATTGGCGCGCATATCATCGACACCGTGCTTTGGCTTGCGGGTTGCGGGCCGGAGCGCGTCTATGCCGAGATCGACTGGAAAGAGGGCAGCGATGTGGAGGCGGGAGTGCAGATGGTCCTGCGTTTCCCGGGCGGGGTGATGGGGCAGGTCTGCACCTCGCAGAAGCTGGGTGGCCGGTATGGCTGGGTAGACGTCATGGGTTCTGCGGGACGCATGCGAGCGGAATGGGAGCGCCATGATCTCACAATCCAGAGCACCGTGCGTCCGGAGTACCGCCACCTGACCACCCTGCACCTGACCCAACTGGACTACATGCCGCCCGTGCCGCCCGATGCCGAAGCGAGGGTCAGCGGATTCGCCTACGTGCGCTTCTGGATGAATGAGTTCGCGCAGTTCATCGACGCCATCGAAAACAACACGGAGCCCCCGGTCACCGGTGCCGATGGGGTGCGCGTTCTGCAGGTCATCGACGCGGCCTTCGAGTCTGCCCGAACCGGCAAGCCGGTAGACGTGGAACCATACTGA